A single window of Synechococcus sp. CBW1004 DNA harbors:
- a CDS encoding cysteine synthase A, whose amino-acid sequence MSGICAGFTDAVGHTPLIRLRALSDLTGCEILGKAEFMNPGGSVKDRAALGILLEAEAAGALRPGGTVVEGTAGNTGIGLAHLCNARGYRCLIVIPETQSAEKIGLLRSLGAEVRTVPAVPYADPNNYVRLSGRIAEETPGAVWANQFDNLANRRAHFNSTGPEIWEQCEGKVDAWVAATGTGGTYAGVALFLKERSETVRCVLADPHGSALYNWATRGELRSEGSSITEGIGNSRVTANLADAPIDDAVRIDDQSALETIYQLLWKEGLFLGGSVGINVAAAVETARRLGPGHRIVTVLCDGGDRYRSRLYDGGWLAGRGLRQPQRSAGEPA is encoded by the coding sequence ATGAGCGGCATCTGCGCAGGCTTCACCGATGCCGTCGGCCACACGCCCCTCATTCGCCTGCGGGCGCTCAGCGACCTCACCGGCTGCGAGATCCTCGGCAAGGCCGAGTTCATGAACCCCGGCGGCTCGGTCAAGGACCGGGCGGCCCTGGGGATCCTGCTGGAGGCGGAGGCCGCCGGCGCGCTGCGCCCCGGCGGCACCGTGGTGGAGGGCACCGCCGGCAACACCGGTATCGGTCTGGCGCATCTGTGCAATGCCCGCGGCTACCGCTGCCTGATCGTCATCCCCGAAACCCAGTCGGCCGAGAAGATCGGCCTGTTGCGCAGCCTCGGTGCCGAGGTGCGCACGGTGCCGGCCGTGCCCTACGCCGATCCCAACAACTACGTCAGGCTCTCCGGCCGCATCGCCGAGGAGACACCCGGCGCGGTGTGGGCCAACCAGTTCGACAACCTCGCCAACCGCCGCGCCCACTTCAACAGCACCGGTCCCGAGATCTGGGAGCAGTGCGAGGGCAAGGTGGATGCCTGGGTGGCGGCCACGGGCACCGGCGGCACCTATGCCGGTGTGGCTCTGTTTCTCAAGGAGCGCAGTGAGACGGTGCGCTGCGTGCTCGCCGATCCCCACGGCAGTGCCCTCTACAACTGGGCCACCCGCGGTGAGCTGCGCAGCGAGGGCAGCTCGATCACGGAGGGCATCGGCAACAGCCGCGTCACCGCCAACCTGGCCGATGCCCCGATCGATGACGCCGTGCGCATCGACGATCAGAGCGCCCTGGAGACGATCTATCAGCTGCTCTGGAAGGAGGGCCTGTTCCTGGGGGGGTCGGTGGGAATCAACGTGGCGGCGGCGGTGGAGACGGCCCGCCGGCTGGGCCCTGGCCACCGCATCGTCACCGTGCTCTGCGACGGCGGTGATCGCTATCGCTCCCGCCTCTACGACGGCGGCTGGCTGGCGGGCCGCGGCCTGCGCCAGCCCCAGCGGAGTGCTGGGGAGCCGGCCTGA
- a CDS encoding hercynine metabolism protein, protein MSWIDDLEARLDSQLQDFLRTNPAQEALLAEQERRDRQERLRRQRLQLQEEAERSRAALLQLASEIRSWQERVARARSAGADDLAVRAEAHVAGLMEQGRQRWQGLAELGQRFSAVEWELSELSRQKQGANQATGPSATADRQAQAEGAGAGGATNGTDGDLGEAWAAFEAQQELETLKQRLQR, encoded by the coding sequence ATGAGCTGGATCGACGACCTGGAGGCACGACTCGACAGCCAGCTGCAGGACTTCCTGCGCACCAATCCGGCCCAGGAGGCGCTGCTGGCGGAGCAGGAGCGTCGGGATCGCCAGGAGCGGCTGCGGCGCCAGCGCCTGCAGCTGCAGGAGGAGGCGGAGCGTTCGCGTGCGGCGCTGCTGCAGCTGGCCAGCGAGATCCGCAGCTGGCAGGAGCGGGTGGCGCGGGCCCGCAGCGCCGGCGCCGACGATCTGGCGGTCCGGGCCGAGGCCCACGTGGCCGGCCTGATGGAGCAGGGGCGCCAGCGCTGGCAGGGCCTGGCGGAGCTGGGTCAGCGCTTCAGCGCCGTGGAGTGGGAGCTCAGCGAGCTGAGCCGGCAGAAACAGGGCGCCAACCAGGCGACCGGTCCCAGCGCAACGGCTGACAGACAGGCACAGGCTGAAGGAGCCGGGGCCGGGGGGGCGACGAACGGCACGGACGGCGATCTGGGGGAAGCCTGGGCGGCGTTCGAGGCCCAGCAGGAGCTGGAGACCCTCAAGCAGCGGCTGCAGCGCTGA
- the ruvB gene encoding Holliday junction branch migration DNA helicase RuvB — translation MAIVSSQPGSVPSRRRGAVGRGSAGPPPPGRDPLLDPRVGEALDPPDGPAALLPDGTAEAMADLPAGQREDAPREDSPREDTLRPRRLDDYIGQSELKQVLAIAVEATRGRGEALDHVLLHGPPGLGKTTMALVLAEELGVRCRITSAPALERPRDIVGLLVNLQPREVLFIDEIHRLNRVAEELLYPAMEDFRLDLTVGKGTTARTRTLPLPPFTLVGATTRAGSLSSPLRDRFGLVQRLEFYGLDDLRAIVERAAGLLQLPLEPGAALEVARRCRGTPRIANRLLRRVRDVAAVRGHARIPAALVEEALQLHRVDGRGLDACDRRLLNLLARAHGGGPVGLETLAAGLGEDPTTLETVIEPFLLQLGFLQRTPRGRVLTDAGRAHLESGGGPEALGAA, via the coding sequence ATGGCGATCGTCTCCTCCCAGCCGGGTTCCGTGCCGTCGCGCCGCCGCGGCGCTGTCGGTCGCGGCTCTGCAGGGCCACCGCCACCGGGCCGCGATCCGCTCCTCGATCCCCGCGTCGGCGAGGCGTTGGACCCACCGGATGGTCCGGCTGCCTTGCTCCCTGATGGGACCGCCGAGGCGATGGCAGACCTGCCGGCCGGTCAGCGGGAGGACGCCCCCCGCGAGGACAGCCCCCGCGAAGACACCCTCCGTCCCCGCCGCCTCGACGATTACATCGGCCAGAGCGAGCTCAAGCAGGTGCTGGCGATCGCGGTGGAGGCCACCCGTGGCCGCGGCGAGGCGCTTGACCACGTGCTGCTGCATGGCCCGCCGGGCCTGGGCAAGACGACGATGGCCCTCGTGCTGGCCGAGGAGCTGGGGGTGCGCTGCCGCATCACCAGTGCCCCCGCCCTTGAGCGCCCGCGCGACATCGTCGGTCTGCTGGTGAACCTGCAGCCCCGCGAGGTGCTGTTCATCGATGAGATCCACCGCCTCAACCGGGTGGCCGAGGAGCTGCTCTATCCGGCGATGGAAGACTTCCGCCTCGATCTCACCGTCGGCAAGGGCACCACGGCCCGTACCCGCACGCTGCCGCTGCCGCCCTTCACGCTGGTGGGCGCCACCACCCGCGCCGGATCGCTCAGCTCGCCGCTGCGCGATCGGTTCGGGCTGGTGCAGCGGCTGGAGTTCTACGGCCTCGACGACCTGCGGGCGATCGTCGAGCGGGCCGCCGGCCTGTTGCAGCTGCCGCTGGAGCCCGGTGCGGCGCTTGAGGTGGCGCGCCGCTGCCGGGGCACTCCGCGCATCGCCAACCGGTTGCTGCGCCGCGTCCGCGACGTGGCGGCGGTGCGGGGTCACGCGCGCATTCCGGCGGCGCTGGTGGAGGAGGCCCTGCAGTTGCATCGCGTCGACGGCCGCGGTCTCGATGCCTGCGACCGGCGCCTGCTCAACCTGCTTGCCCGGGCCCATGGCGGCGGTCCGGTGGGTCTGGAGACCCTGGCGGCGGGGCTGGGGGAGGACCCCACCACCCTCGAGACCGTGATCGAGCCCTTTCTGCTGCAGCTGGGCTTCCTGCAGCGCACGCCGCGGGGACGGGTGCTCACCGACGCCGGTCGCGCCCACCTCGAGAGCGGGGGCGGCCCTGAGGCGCTGGGTGCCGCATGA
- a CDS encoding protein kinase, whose amino-acid sequence MTDSMVPGRLIGERYRLERQLSAGDDMGVAASAQGTLWLARDQLAAEAPCALRRIAVDHQPRAREIWARLQGVLHPQVPRLGPALTEGEELWLVREWQAGRSYGQMLAARAERQMVFGAGEVLLLLRQLLPVLAALHSQDLLHGDLSPDNLLRRDSDGLPVLLDFGLVRGTAATAGDGVEPLGATPGYAPPELLQGEPAEPWMDLHALGVVALVLLSGDPPAELLDPVTLQWRWPVALEQEPALREQLQRLLERDPSSRFASAAQALQALQALEVPESTGPVPRADRTVMLVPPEAPPLELPSPSPAPPSPPSVPEPDGDQDPETGDGLVAESQDRDPQPGERRSAQAADSEAAASLSASGVVALPQPVAPRPRSRDDEREAAAEGGLWPVLVALVFSAVVGTAIGWWWLGGGRVAGPRVEPTSEQPATLPPGEVDQRQQLLDRLRALQVDRGWFLRLVDASLLAQYPERRGRSPDDSLEDAPLRRVWNELAEDWLARVQQLPLSLRQRLGSLQDADWKRRQEGLLRQGIAEPVLRRLVSASVRGLLPGRSGETMPDEPFRQLWYAAADQVLENLRIEPIEASSATTQVLSAEVPAGGARLFVIRLPANHGLALGVNGTPLLQMSLYAADGASLEASGPLRVVSIPAGKAASPVQLIVSNDGVASAPISLSLRADPPPAPVPPAAVPPTLPETQPSQPGSPDSPPGGEGAPAPDDSAPAAPAEEQSGTQENP is encoded by the coding sequence ATGACGGATTCCATGGTTCCCGGCCGGCTGATCGGTGAGCGCTACCGCCTGGAGCGCCAGCTGAGCGCCGGCGATGACATGGGCGTCGCCGCTTCGGCGCAGGGCACTCTCTGGCTGGCGCGCGACCAGCTGGCGGCCGAGGCCCCCTGTGCTCTTCGCCGGATTGCGGTGGACCATCAGCCGCGCGCCCGGGAGATCTGGGCCCGGCTGCAGGGGGTCCTGCATCCGCAGGTGCCCCGGCTCGGACCGGCCCTCACTGAAGGGGAGGAGCTCTGGCTGGTGCGCGAATGGCAGGCCGGCCGCAGCTATGGCCAGATGCTGGCTGCCCGGGCCGAGCGCCAGATGGTGTTCGGGGCCGGAGAGGTGCTGCTGCTGCTGCGTCAGCTGCTGCCCGTGCTCGCGGCCCTGCATAGCCAGGACCTGCTGCACGGCGATCTCAGCCCAGACAATCTGCTGCGCCGCGACAGCGACGGCCTGCCCGTGCTGCTCGATTTCGGTCTGGTGCGCGGCACGGCGGCCACGGCGGGCGACGGCGTCGAACCGCTCGGAGCCACCCCCGGCTATGCCCCGCCCGAGCTGTTGCAGGGTGAGCCGGCGGAGCCCTGGATGGATCTCCATGCGCTGGGGGTGGTGGCCCTGGTGCTGCTCAGCGGCGACCCGCCGGCGGAGCTGCTCGATCCGGTGACCCTCCAGTGGCGCTGGCCCGTGGCGCTCGAGCAGGAGCCGGCCCTTCGCGAACAGCTGCAGCGTCTGCTCGAGCGCGATCCCTCCAGCCGTTTCGCCTCCGCGGCCCAGGCGCTGCAGGCCCTGCAGGCGCTGGAGGTGCCCGAGAGCACCGGCCCGGTGCCCCGGGCGGATCGCACCGTGATGTTGGTGCCGCCTGAGGCGCCCCCGCTGGAGCTGCCCTCCCCCTCGCCAGCTCCACCGTCGCCGCCGTCCGTGCCGGAGCCCGATGGCGACCAGGATCCGGAGACGGGCGATGGCCTCGTCGCCGAGTCGCAGGATCGTGATCCACAGCCCGGGGAACGCCGCTCCGCTCAGGCCGCTGACTCCGAGGCGGCGGCTTCGCTGTCTGCTTCGGGTGTCGTCGCGTTGCCCCAGCCGGTGGCGCCGCGGCCGCGCAGCCGCGATGACGAGCGGGAGGCGGCGGCGGAGGGAGGGCTCTGGCCCGTGCTGGTGGCCCTGGTGTTCTCGGCTGTGGTGGGCACGGCGATCGGCTGGTGGTGGCTGGGTGGCGGTCGGGTCGCGGGTCCGCGGGTCGAGCCCACCAGTGAGCAGCCCGCCACCCTGCCCCCCGGCGAGGTGGACCAGCGTCAGCAGCTGCTCGATCGCCTGCGTGCCCTGCAGGTGGACCGCGGCTGGTTCCTGAGACTGGTGGATGCCAGCCTGCTGGCCCAGTACCCCGAACGCCGCGGCCGGTCGCCGGACGACAGCCTTGAGGATGCGCCGCTGCGCCGGGTCTGGAATGAACTCGCCGAGGACTGGCTGGCGCGGGTCCAGCAGCTGCCCCTGTCGCTGCGCCAACGCCTCGGCAGCCTCCAGGACGCCGACTGGAAGCGGCGTCAGGAGGGCCTGCTGCGGCAGGGGATCGCCGAGCCCGTGCTGCGCCGTCTGGTGTCGGCCAGCGTCCGCGGTCTGTTGCCCGGCCGCTCCGGCGAGACCATGCCGGATGAGCCGTTCCGACAGCTCTGGTATGCGGCCGCCGATCAGGTGCTGGAGAACCTGCGCATCGAACCGATCGAGGCCAGCTCTGCCACCACCCAGGTCCTTTCCGCCGAGGTGCCCGCCGGAGGCGCCCGTCTGTTCGTGATCCGGTTGCCGGCGAACCATGGCCTGGCCCTGGGCGTCAACGGCACGCCACTGCTGCAGATGAGCCTCTACGCCGCCGATGGTGCTTCCCTGGAGGCCAGCGGACCGCTGCGGGTGGTGAGCATCCCAGCCGGCAAGGCCGCTTCGCCCGTGCAGCTGATCGTCAGCAACGACGGCGTGGCCTCGGCCCCGATCAGTCTGTCGCTGCGGGCTGATCCGCCGCCTGCGCCGGTGCCCCCGGCCGCCGTTCCGCCCACCCTGCCGGAGACCCAGCCATCCCAGCCGGGGAGCCCGGATTCGCCGCCGGGCGGTGAGGGCGCGCCGGCACCGGATGATTCCGCTCCCGCGGCACCGGCCGAGGAGCAGAGCGGCACGCAGGAGAACCCCTGA
- the glnT gene encoding type III glutamate--ammonia ligase has product MTDLASLAREQELRFLLVSFTDLFGTQRAKLVPASAIAAMAEGGAGFAGFAAWLDLSPADGDVMAIPDPASLMRLPWQGDVGWVAAELTLNGEPMAQCPRRLLRRQQLRAAELGYQLRSGVEAEFFLLQSDGTAIADPADTQEKPCYDQLALMRRYPLIAELLSGMEQLGWGPYQADHEDANGQFELNWTYADALTTADRHAFFKVMVKSLAEAQGLRASFMPKPFSQLTGNGCHTHLSLWDGAGRNAFHDPGGELGLSAVAYHFLGGLIAHAPALCCLTNPTVNSYRRLAAPPTTSGATWSPAGVSYTGNNRTHMVRIPDDQRLELRLPDGSAHPYLLQAAVLAAGLDGVQRRLDPGPRHDNDNAAEPLAAASCAPLPASLGEALEAFAADAVLREALGEEFCRAYERLRRRQWNAHRSEVTDWERRTGLDG; this is encoded by the coding sequence ATGACCGACCTCGCCAGCCTGGCCCGTGAGCAGGAGCTGCGCTTCCTGCTCGTCTCCTTCACCGACCTGTTCGGCACCCAGCGGGCCAAGCTCGTGCCCGCCTCGGCGATCGCCGCCATGGCCGAGGGTGGCGCCGGCTTCGCCGGTTTCGCCGCCTGGCTTGATCTGAGCCCCGCCGATGGCGACGTGATGGCGATCCCCGATCCGGCCAGCCTGATGCGCCTGCCCTGGCAGGGCGACGTGGGCTGGGTCGCCGCCGAGCTGACGCTGAACGGTGAACCGATGGCGCAGTGCCCGCGACGCTTGCTGCGCCGCCAGCAGCTGCGGGCCGCCGAGCTGGGGTATCAGCTGCGCAGCGGCGTCGAGGCGGAGTTCTTCCTGCTGCAGAGCGACGGCACCGCCATCGCCGATCCGGCCGACACCCAGGAGAAGCCCTGCTACGACCAGCTGGCCCTGATGCGCCGCTATCCGCTGATCGCCGAGCTGCTGAGCGGCATGGAGCAGCTGGGCTGGGGCCCCTATCAGGCTGATCACGAGGATGCCAACGGCCAGTTCGAGTTGAACTGGACCTACGCCGATGCCCTCACCACCGCCGATCGCCATGCCTTCTTCAAGGTGATGGTGAAGTCGCTGGCGGAGGCGCAGGGCCTGCGGGCCAGTTTCATGCCCAAGCCGTTCAGCCAGCTCACCGGTAATGGCTGCCACACGCACCTGTCGCTGTGGGATGGCGCGGGCCGCAACGCCTTCCACGACCCCGGCGGTGAGCTGGGCCTTTCGGCCGTGGCCTATCACTTCCTCGGCGGCCTGATCGCCCATGCGCCGGCCCTGTGCTGCCTCACCAATCCGACGGTGAACAGCTACCGCCGCCTGGCGGCGCCCCCCACCACCTCGGGCGCCACCTGGAGCCCGGCGGGCGTGAGCTACACAGGCAACAACCGCACCCACATGGTGCGCATCCCCGATGACCAGCGCCTGGAGCTGCGTCTGCCGGATGGCTCGGCCCATCCCTATCTGCTCCAGGCGGCCGTGCTGGCGGCCGGGCTCGATGGCGTGCAGCGCCGGCTCGATCCCGGTCCCCGCCATGACAACGACAACGCCGCCGAGCCGCTGGCTGCCGCCAGCTGCGCGCCCCTGCCGGCCTCACTCGGGGAGGCGCTGGAGGCCTTCGCGGCCGATGCGGTGCTGCGCGAGGCCCTGGGCGAGGAGTTCTGCCGGGCCTATGAGCGTCTGCGCCGGCGCCAGTGGAACGCCCACCGCAGCGAAGTGACCGACTGGGAGCGCCGCACCGGGCTGGATGGCTGA
- the egtB gene encoding ergothioneine biosynthesis protein EgtB, with protein sequence MGAPPPAIAARGAGLGALADRLLQVRAASEALVASLEPEDLCLQGMADASPPKWHLGHTTWFFSTFVLEPHAAKLPAGQGHDWQPPDPRWGYLFNSYYEAVGCRQPRPQRGLLTRPPIAAVLRWRRGVDRALEALLDSLERSGDEPLIRELAPLLELGLQHEQQHQELLLMDLLDGFARQPLAPAYRQDDQGPETLWRERCRRDTAIPRTWLRFEGGLVEIGHPCPQTAAMDAASGSFHFDNEAPRHRQWLEPFALASTLVRNSEFEAFIADDGYHRPELWMSEGWAVVQQRGWQTPRYWRGDEEFTLAGLQRRDPEAPVRHLSWFEADAFARWAGARLPSEAEWEHAAAGGTLPEAFGLLWQWTASPYRPYPGFRPAPGAVGEYNGKFMTSQFVLRGSCFLTPDGHARLPYRNFYPPASRWMAAGLRLAR encoded by the coding sequence ATGGGCGCTCCGCCACCTGCGATCGCCGCACGCGGGGCAGGCCTCGGCGCCCTGGCGGACCGGCTGCTGCAGGTGCGTGCCGCCAGTGAGGCCCTGGTCGCATCGCTGGAGCCGGAGGATCTCTGCCTGCAGGGCATGGCCGACGCCAGCCCGCCCAAATGGCACCTCGGACACACGACCTGGTTCTTCAGCACCTTCGTGCTGGAGCCCCACGCGGCGAAGCTGCCGGCCGGCCAGGGACACGATTGGCAGCCGCCCGATCCGCGCTGGGGCTACCTGTTCAACTCCTATTACGAGGCGGTGGGCTGCCGCCAGCCCCGGCCGCAGCGGGGTCTGCTGACGCGGCCGCCGATCGCCGCGGTGCTGCGCTGGCGCCGGGGGGTGGATCGCGCCCTCGAGGCCCTGCTCGACAGCCTGGAACGCAGCGGTGACGAGCCTCTGATCCGGGAGCTGGCGCCACTGCTGGAGCTGGGCCTGCAGCACGAGCAGCAGCATCAGGAGCTGCTGCTGATGGATCTGCTCGACGGCTTCGCCCGGCAACCACTGGCGCCGGCCTACCGCCAGGACGATCAGGGACCGGAGACGCTGTGGCGTGAGCGCTGCCGGCGCGACACCGCGATTCCGCGCACCTGGCTCCGCTTCGAGGGAGGGCTGGTGGAGATCGGCCATCCCTGCCCCCAGACGGCCGCGATGGACGCCGCCAGCGGCAGCTTCCACTTCGACAACGAGGCGCCGCGCCATCGCCAGTGGCTGGAGCCGTTCGCGCTGGCCTCCACGCTGGTGCGCAACAGCGAATTCGAAGCGTTCATCGCCGATGACGGTTACCACCGGCCGGAGCTGTGGATGAGCGAGGGCTGGGCCGTCGTGCAGCAGCGCGGCTGGCAGACCCCCCGCTACTGGCGCGGCGATGAGGAATTCACCCTGGCCGGGCTGCAGCGGCGCGATCCGGAGGCACCGGTGCGGCATCTGAGCTGGTTCGAGGCTGACGCCTTCGCCCGCTGGGCCGGGGCGCGGCTGCCCAGCGAGGCCGAATGGGAGCACGCCGCGGCCGGCGGCACCCTGCCGGAGGCCTTCGGTCTGCTCTGGCAGTGGACCGCCAGCCCCTACCGGCCCTACCCGGGCTTCCGGCCAGCGCCGGGGGCGGTGGGCGAGTACAACGGCAAGTTCATGACCTCCCAGTTCGTGCTGCGCGGCAGCTGCTTCCTGACGCCGGACGGGCACGCACGACTGCCCTACCGCAACTTCTATCCGCCTGCGAGCCGCTGGATGGCGGCGGGCCTGAGGCTGGCGCGCTGA
- a CDS encoding hercynine metabolism small protein: MSREDQRQAMRSLREELIGELEELYRNAFDRISEQDLGDGAIARLTQLLLRSREAAITPLQQEIEAPLITRPAGSATASSAAAGSEISDDDSAATAP, from the coding sequence ATGAGCAGAGAGGACCAGCGGCAGGCGATGCGCTCGCTGCGCGAGGAGCTGATCGGCGAGCTCGAGGAGCTGTACCGAAACGCCTTCGATCGCATCAGCGAGCAGGACCTGGGCGACGGGGCGATCGCCAGGCTCACCCAGCTGCTGCTGCGCTCGCGCGAGGCGGCGATCACGCCGCTGCAGCAGGAGATCGAGGCACCGCTGATCACCCGCCCGGCGGGCAGCGCCACTGCCAGCAGCGCCGCCGCCGGCAGCGAGATCAGCGACGACGACAGCGCCGCCACGGCCCCATGA
- a CDS encoding alpha/beta fold hydrolase — MSVPATELFELGDVPLCCGHTIPAARLGFLQIGTLNADRSNLVLVPTSYGARPEDLAWLAGPVLDPERWCIVIAGMFGNGVSSSPSHGGMGLAEQGWVLHHADNVAAQLRLLQERFGVSRLPLIYGWSMGAQQAYQWAVRQPDWVERICCVCGTARTSPHNRLFLLSLRQALTADPHWTGSGFRGVPEQGLRTYALIYASWAASQPWFRSLEEPVEQHVEERWLPLYRRHDPRDLIAMLDTWLAHDVADGGDLNQVLKGLQARAAVVACDRDLYFTVEDMAAEAAALPDADFHVLRSTLGHRAGNPHSSPPEQQWLRQIVEQLLDG; from the coding sequence ATGAGCGTCCCGGCCACCGAGCTGTTCGAGCTCGGCGATGTCCCGCTGTGCTGCGGCCACACCATCCCCGCGGCGCGCCTCGGCTTCCTGCAGATCGGCACCCTCAACGCCGACCGCTCCAACCTGGTGCTGGTGCCCACCTCCTATGGCGCCCGCCCTGAGGATCTGGCCTGGCTGGCCGGGCCTGTGCTCGACCCGGAGCGCTGGTGCATCGTCATCGCCGGCATGTTCGGCAACGGCGTCTCCAGCAGCCCCAGCCATGGGGGGATGGGTCTGGCCGAGCAGGGCTGGGTGCTGCACCACGCCGACAACGTCGCCGCCCAGCTGCGCCTCCTGCAGGAGCGTTTCGGCGTCAGCCGCCTGCCCCTGATCTACGGCTGGTCGATGGGCGCGCAGCAGGCCTACCAGTGGGCCGTTCGCCAGCCCGACTGGGTGGAGCGGATCTGCTGTGTGTGCGGCACGGCGCGCACCTCCCCCCACAACCGCCTGTTCCTGCTCAGCCTGCGCCAGGCGCTCACCGCCGACCCGCACTGGACCGGCAGCGGCTTCCGTGGGGTGCCCGAGCAGGGCCTGCGCACCTACGCCCTCATCTACGCCAGCTGGGCGGCCAGCCAGCCCTGGTTCCGCAGCCTCGAGGAGCCGGTGGAGCAGCACGTCGAGGAGCGCTGGCTGCCGCTCTACCGCCGCCACGACCCGCGCGATCTGATCGCGATGCTCGACACCTGGCTCGCCCATGACGTCGCCGATGGTGGCGACCTGAACCAGGTGCTGAAGGGACTCCAGGCTCGCGCGGCCGTGGTGGCCTGCGACCGGGACCTCTATTTCACCGTCGAGGACATGGCTGCGGAGGCGGCGGCGCTCCCCGACGCCGACTTCCACGTCCTGCGCTCGACCCTCGGCCATCGCGCCGGCAACCCCCACAGCAGCCCTCCCGAGCAGCAGTGGCTGCGCCAGATCGTCGAGCAGCTGCTCGACGGCTGA
- the smpB gene encoding SsrA-binding protein SmpB: MAKGPGRRGGGGKAQDPAHRLLADNRFARHQYEILETLECGIELLGTEVKSIRAGQCNLRDGFCLIRNGELQLHNVHISPHSHAGRFFNHEPLRVRRLLAHRKEIDKLRVALEQKGLTLIPLNVHLKGSWIKVTLGLGKGRKLHDKRHEEKRKTEAKEARAAIARY, encoded by the coding sequence ATGGCGAAGGGACCGGGCCGCAGGGGTGGCGGCGGCAAGGCGCAGGACCCGGCCCACCGCCTGCTGGCGGACAACCGCTTCGCGCGCCATCAGTACGAGATCCTCGAGACGCTCGAATGCGGCATCGAGCTGCTGGGCACGGAGGTGAAGTCGATCCGGGCCGGCCAGTGCAACCTGCGCGACGGCTTCTGCCTGATCCGCAATGGCGAGCTGCAGCTGCACAACGTGCACATCTCGCCCCACAGCCACGCCGGTCGCTTCTTCAATCACGAGCCGCTGCGGGTGCGCAGATTGCTCGCCCACCGCAAGGAGATCGACAAGCTGCGCGTCGCCCTCGAGCAGAAGGGCCTCACCCTGATCCCCCTCAACGTGCATCTCAAGGGCTCCTGGATCAAGGTGACCCTGGGCCTGGGCAAGGGCCGCAAGCTGCACGACAAGCGCCACGAGGAGAAGCGCAAGACCGAGGCGAAGGAAGCCCGCGCCGCGATCGCTCGCTACTGA
- the egtD gene encoding L-histidine N(alpha)-methyltransferase, translated as MALPPGATRLQLIDLHPPPADIADLVTRGMKRTPRQLPAWLLYDAEGSRLFDAICEQPEYSLTRTETALLERQAGALARALGPGVLVEFGAGSARKVSPLLQALRPQAYVALDISAEHVHSACQALQERHPEVPMLAICCDYSLLEQLPAHPWLDAGRRLGFYPGSSIGNFDPAEAEALLRRLRLLLGEDSRLLIGIDQPKAVERLEAAYDDRAGVSAAFAFNLLQRLNRDLAGDFVPERFHYEARWQSEHSRIAMALVSRQQQTVQLAGRDWHFAAGEPLITEYSVKYSPEAFLQLAGRAGWRGADRWSDPAGDLSLHLLEPG; from the coding sequence ATGGCGCTTCCTCCAGGTGCGACGCGGCTGCAGCTGATCGATCTGCACCCGCCCCCGGCGGACATTGCCGATCTGGTGACGCGGGGCATGAAGCGCACCCCGCGCCAGCTGCCGGCCTGGCTGCTGTACGACGCCGAGGGCTCGCGCCTGTTCGATGCCATCTGCGAGCAGCCGGAATACAGCCTCACCCGCACCGAAACAGCCCTGCTGGAGCGCCAGGCCGGAGCGTTGGCCAGGGCGCTGGGGCCGGGGGTGCTGGTGGAGTTCGGTGCCGGCAGTGCCCGCAAGGTGTCGCCGCTGCTGCAGGCCCTCAGGCCACAGGCCTATGTGGCGCTCGACATCAGCGCCGAGCACGTGCACAGCGCCTGCCAGGCCCTTCAGGAGCGCCATCCGGAGGTGCCGATGCTGGCGATCTGCTGCGACTACAGCCTGCTCGAGCAGCTGCCGGCCCATCCCTGGCTGGACGCGGGTCGGAGGCTCGGCTTCTATCCAGGAAGCTCGATCGGCAATTTCGACCCCGCCGAAGCCGAAGCGCTGCTGCGCCGCCTCCGGCTGCTGCTGGGGGAGGACAGCCGGCTGCTGATCGGCATCGATCAGCCCAAGGCAGTGGAGCGGCTGGAGGCCGCCTACGACGACCGCGCCGGGGTGTCGGCGGCCTTCGCCTTCAACCTGCTGCAACGCCTCAACCGCGACCTGGCAGGCGATTTCGTGCCCGAGCGCTTCCACTACGAGGCGCGCTGGCAGAGCGAGCACAGCCGCATCGCCATGGCACTGGTGAGCCGGCAGCAGCAGACGGTGCAGCTGGCGGGTCGCGACTGGCACTTCGCCGCCGGCGAACCGCTGATCACCGAATACAGCGTCAAATACAGCCCCGAGGCCTTTCTGCAGCTGGCCGGCCGGGCCGGCTGGCGTGGCGCGGACCGCTGGAGCGATCCGGCCGGCGACCTGTCCCTGCATCTGCTGGAGCCCGGCTGA